The following are from one region of the Odontesthes bonariensis isolate fOdoBon6 chromosome 16, fOdoBon6.hap1, whole genome shotgun sequence genome:
- the stard13a gene encoding stAR-related lipid transfer protein 13 isoform X2, giving the protein MKTRTGGAPTMGRMASRVSHDQGACRFPEKPEPLTRRRSRPLTRSRPLTRSSLSSSSHLQARRARAAAKMTSGSAEIEAKEACDWLRAAGFPQYAQLYEDSQFPIDISSVKRDHDFLDRDLVEPLCRRLNTLNKCASMKLDVSHPKRKSDDSDEDDPLAISKRWTFEWSSRRWSRLQDFLLDSTNESSPTGQGEGLRSTVSSESVLTDLSEQEITEISSLHSEDSTSAMPDSISMASLSASYQPPRELPHYNSLPIKSSRHGQGGRSKAKEFLRRMELMRTWGPSTRRKCSSHRPPLVISGPVLQGEEPQALQMLQCTPISQLEHNSKYNHQSDCEASPLPLSKNCKDQPALSVSPRNETVLPSLPEPACTKPRTASKRSSMYLEDMELPSQGKRTEGQSQLGRNQFHSYENLLIHIPKDHKPGTFPKALSIESLAPSPNGRNNGPGSHAQTSSPENGLDEPWCGKPLSKPPCPGAPRGSRASVYDNVPGSHLYASTGDLLDLETEDNLFPHLDDIIQHVSGLQQIVDHWSRSVLPEGETGEGEEDGEGRTTPSEGERDGVSLNDTDSTGTSRERRDSGVGASLTRPRLRWPSFRTSDHLNQPASSLQISSQSAGQLSLLQKFSLLRLTAIMEKYSMSNKHGWTWSVPKFMKRMKVPDYKEKSVFGVPLIVHVQRCGFPLPLCIQQAISHLRTHCLDQVGLFRKSGVKSRIQALRQQCELSPDSVSYEDQSAYDVADMVKQFFRDLPEPLLTSKLGETFLHIYQYVPKEQRLQAVRAAILLMPDENREVLQMLLYFLRDVTSLVEENQMTPMNLAVCLGPSLFHLSILKHETLSPRSIQRKYTTGRPDQKDLNENLAATQGLAHMITECQRLFQIPEEMVTQSRNSYMEAELMVPPLDELCKANEEEADEEVEEEDEEGSYHAHLEGLIQSLLKEAKDKSKGWVSRSSSDHTELAFKKVGDGNPLRRWRVCVEVSGTPTEVLQRLLKERSLWQTQLQQEKILETLDKQTDVYHYSCCNMAPQPSCDYVVLRSWRTDLCKGSSALVCVSVEHEDSPRIGAVRGVVLESQYLLELCGAGRTRLTHISRVDLRGRSPEWYNKTFGHLCVNEAQRIRSSFLPLDQMSPEAKI; this is encoded by the exons AGATTGAGGCTAAGGAGGCTTGTGATTGGCTTCGAGCGGCAGGATTTCCACAGTACGCTCAGCTGTATGAAG ATTCTCAGTTTCCAATCGATATTTCCTCAGTGAAAAGGGACCATGACTTTCTGGACCGGGATCTGGTTGAGCCTCTGTGTCG ACGTTTGAATACTTTGAACAAGTGCGCCTCCATGAAACTTGATGTCAGCCACCCTAAGAGGAAG AGTGATGATTCTGATGAAGATGACCCTTTGGCTATCAGTAAAAGGTGGACATTTGAGTGGAGCAGTCGACGGTGGTCTCGCCTGCAAGACTTCCTGTTGGACAGCACAAATGAGAGCAGCCCAACAGGTCAAGGGGAGGGTCTTCGCAGCACGGTGAGCAGTGAGAGTGTGCTGACAGACCTGAGTGAACAGGAGATCACAGAAATCTCGTCGCTCCACAGTGAAGACTCCACCTCTGCAATGCCTGACTCCATATCAATGGCATCCCTCTCTGCCTCTTACCAACCACCAAGGGAGCTTCCACACTACAACTCCCTGCCAATTAAGAGCAGTCGACATGGGCAAGGAGGGCGGAGTAAAGCTAAAGAGTTTCTGCGTCGAATGGAACTAATGCGCACCTGGGGACCATCAACAAGGCGGAAATGCTCAAGTCACAGGCCGCCACTGGTCATCAGTGGGCCGGTGTTacagggggaggagcctcagGCGCTTCAGATGCTTCAGTGCACTCCCATTAGCCAATTGGAACACAACTCAAAATACAACCACCAAAGTGATTGCGAAGCTTCCCCTCTCCCTCTAAGCAAGAACTGTAAAGACCAGCCCGCGCTGAGTGTGAGCCCCAGAAATGAGACTGTGTTGCCCAGCCTACCGGAGCCTGCATGCACCAAACCTCGCACTGCCAGCAAGAGAAGCAGCATGTACTTGGAAGACATGGAACTGCCTTCTCAGGGTAAGAGAACTGAAGGTCAGAGCCAACTTGGCAGAAACCAGTTTCACTCATATGAAAACCTCCTCATTCACATCCCCAAAGACCATAAACCAGGCACTTTCCCCAAAGCCCTATCCATTGAAAGCCTGGCACCTTCCCCCAATGGCAGAAACAATGGCCCCGGGTCACATGCCCAGACTTCTTCACCTGAAAATGGCCTGGATGAACCCTGGTGCGGTAAACCTTTATCCAAACCCCCCTGTCCCGGAGCTCCGCGGGGCAGCAGAGCGAGTGTCTACGACAATGTGCCGGGCTCCCACCTGTACGCCAGCACGGGAGACCTACTGGATTTAGAGACAGAGGACAACCTGTTTCCTCACCTGGATGACATTATCCAGCACGTAAGCGGTTTGCAGCAGATAGTGGACCACTGGAGCCGCAGCGTGCTTCCTGAGGGAGAAActggggagggggaggaggacgGGGAGGGCAGGACCACCCCCAGTGAAGGTGAGAGAGATGGGGTCTCCTTAAATGACACGGACTCGACAGGGACCAGTCGGGAGAGGCGGGACTCTGGAGTCGGGGCCTCCCTCACAAGACCGCG TCTACGATGGCCTAGTTTCAGAACCTCTGATCATCTCAACCAGCCAGCATCTTCACTGCAAATCAGTAGCCAATCAGCAGGCCAGCTCAGCCTGCTGCAGAAGTTTTCTTTGCTCCGCCTCACTGCCATCATGGAGAAATACTCAATGTCTAATAAACATGGCTGGACATG GTCTGTGCCTAAGTTTATGAAGCGCATGAAGGTGCCAGACTACAAAGAGAAGAGTGTGTTTGGTGTTCCCCTTATCGTCCATGTCCAGCGCTGTGGGTTTCCGCTCCCTCTGTGCATACAGCAGGCCATCAGCCACCTCAGAACACACTGCTTGGACCAG GTGGGATTGTTCCGCAAATCGGGTGTGAAGTCTCGGATTCAGGCTTTGAGGCAGCAGTGTGAGTTGTCCCCTGACAGTGTGAGCTACGAGGACCAGTCAGCGTACGATGTGGCTGACATGGTCAAACAGTTCTTCAGAGACCTGCCTGAGCCTCTGCTAACAAGCAAGCTGGGGGAAACCTTCCTGCATATTTACCAGT acGTTCCAAAGGAACAGAGACTGCAGGCCGTCAGAGCGGCTATTTTGCTGATGCCAGATGAAAACAGGGAGGTTCTGCAGATGCTGCTTTACTTCCTGCGTGATGTTACTTCCTTAGTGGAAGAGAACCAGATGACCCCGATGAATCTTGCTGTTTGTCTGGGACCGTCGCTCTTTCACCTCAGCATACTGAAGCACGAGACCCTGTCGCCAAG GTCAATCCAGAGGAAATACACTACGGGCCGTCCCGATCAGAAAGACCTGAATGAGAACCTGGCTGCCACTCAGGGCCTGGCACACATGATCACAGAATGCCAGCGTCTCTTTCAG ATCCCAGAGGAAATGGTTACCCAGTCTCGTAACTCCTATATGGAGGCGGAGCTGATGGTGCCCCCGCTGGATGAGCTTTGCAAGGCTAACGAGGAGGAAGCGGATGAGGAGGTGGAAGAAGAGGATGAGGAAGGATCTTATCACGCGCACTTGGAAGGCCTGATTCAGAGTCTGCTGAAAGAGGCCAAAGATAAGAGCAAAGGCTGGGTGTCCCGGTCATCTTCTGACCACACGGAACTGGCATTTAAAAAG gTTGGAGATGGTAACCCTCTAAGACGGTGGCGAGTCTGTGTTGAGGTGTCAGGAACTCCCACTGAGGTTCTGCAACGGCTGCTGAAAGAACGCTCGCTGTGGCAGACTCAACTACAGCAGGAAAAGATTCTGGAGACACTGGACAAACAGACTGATGTGTACCATTACTCCTGCTGCAACATGGCACCTCAACCCAGCTGTGACTATGTGGTACTAAG ATCATGGCGCACAGACCTGTGTAAAGGCTCTAGTGcgctggtgtgtgtgtctgtcgaACATGAAGACAGCCCACGCATTGGCGCTGTGAGGGGGGTTGTTTTGGAGTCGCAGTACCTCCTAGAGCTTTGTGGGGCGGGGAGGACCAGACTCACGCACATCTCCAGAGTGGACCTCAG GGGAAGATCTCCAGAATGGTACAACAAGACATTTGGTCACCTGTGCGTTAATGAAGCCCAGAGGATCCGCTCCTCTTTTCTCCCTTTAGATCAGATGAGCCCAGAAGCCAAGATTTGA
- the stard13a gene encoding stAR-related lipid transfer protein 13 isoform X1, which translates to MEAVDYAMGDVSAAVNTGSVAASAHCEGADGAKSAGNEETPNTNVDPVNSVIVTETAKGEDAIYTTNTGQLTQRVSLTTADSADNTTSDICSEGSVNCAELTYGAEEIDNVMDSSVDQTAEGDSNSCESDGDCTSERTCLEAMTTDGQEYYLRLGDTPRRRSALRLSRIIARQQLLRRLAQEIEAKEACDWLRAAGFPQYAQLYEDSQFPIDISSVKRDHDFLDRDLVEPLCRRLNTLNKCASMKLDVSHPKRKSDDSDEDDPLAISKRWTFEWSSRRWSRLQDFLLDSTNESSPTGQGEGLRSTVSSESVLTDLSEQEITEISSLHSEDSTSAMPDSISMASLSASYQPPRELPHYNSLPIKSSRHGQGGRSKAKEFLRRMELMRTWGPSTRRKCSSHRPPLVISGPVLQGEEPQALQMLQCTPISQLEHNSKYNHQSDCEASPLPLSKNCKDQPALSVSPRNETVLPSLPEPACTKPRTASKRSSMYLEDMELPSQGKRTEGQSQLGRNQFHSYENLLIHIPKDHKPGTFPKALSIESLAPSPNGRNNGPGSHAQTSSPENGLDEPWCGKPLSKPPCPGAPRGSRASVYDNVPGSHLYASTGDLLDLETEDNLFPHLDDIIQHVSGLQQIVDHWSRSVLPEGETGEGEEDGEGRTTPSEGERDGVSLNDTDSTGTSRERRDSGVGASLTRPRLRWPSFRTSDHLNQPASSLQISSQSAGQLSLLQKFSLLRLTAIMEKYSMSNKHGWTWSVPKFMKRMKVPDYKEKSVFGVPLIVHVQRCGFPLPLCIQQAISHLRTHCLDQVGLFRKSGVKSRIQALRQQCELSPDSVSYEDQSAYDVADMVKQFFRDLPEPLLTSKLGETFLHIYQYVPKEQRLQAVRAAILLMPDENREVLQMLLYFLRDVTSLVEENQMTPMNLAVCLGPSLFHLSILKHETLSPRSIQRKYTTGRPDQKDLNENLAATQGLAHMITECQRLFQIPEEMVTQSRNSYMEAELMVPPLDELCKANEEEADEEVEEEDEEGSYHAHLEGLIQSLLKEAKDKSKGWVSRSSSDHTELAFKKVGDGNPLRRWRVCVEVSGTPTEVLQRLLKERSLWQTQLQQEKILETLDKQTDVYHYSCCNMAPQPSCDYVVLRSWRTDLCKGSSALVCVSVEHEDSPRIGAVRGVVLESQYLLELCGAGRTRLTHISRVDLRGRSPEWYNKTFGHLCVNEAQRIRSSFLPLDQMSPEAKI; encoded by the exons ATGGAGGCCGTAGACTACGCCATGGGTGACGTGAGTGCTGCAGTGAACACGGGCAGTGTGGCTGCCTCAGCACACTGTGAAGGTGCAGACGGGGCAAAATCTGCAGGGAATGAGGAGACACCAAACACCAATGTAGACCCTGTGAACAGCGTTATTGTAACAGAAACAGCCAAAGGGGAGGATGCTATCTACACTACCAATACTGGACAACTTACACAGCGAGTAAGTTTAACCACTGCTGACAGTGCGGACAATACAACATCTGACATCTGCAGTGAGGGCAGCGTGAACTGTGCCGAACTTACATACGGAGCTGAGGAAATCGATAATGTTATGGACAGTAGCGTGGATCAAACTGCTGAAGGGGACAGCAACAGCTGTGAGAGCGATGGTGACTGCACCAGTGAGAGAACGTGTCTGGAGGCCATGACGACTGATGGCCAGGAATACTACCTGAGGCTGGGAGACACGCCGCGGCGGCGCTCGGCCCTGCGTCTCTCACGCATCATTGCCCGTCAGCAGCTGCTGAGAAGGCTGGCACAAG AGATTGAGGCTAAGGAGGCTTGTGATTGGCTTCGAGCGGCAGGATTTCCACAGTACGCTCAGCTGTATGAAG ATTCTCAGTTTCCAATCGATATTTCCTCAGTGAAAAGGGACCATGACTTTCTGGACCGGGATCTGGTTGAGCCTCTGTGTCG ACGTTTGAATACTTTGAACAAGTGCGCCTCCATGAAACTTGATGTCAGCCACCCTAAGAGGAAG AGTGATGATTCTGATGAAGATGACCCTTTGGCTATCAGTAAAAGGTGGACATTTGAGTGGAGCAGTCGACGGTGGTCTCGCCTGCAAGACTTCCTGTTGGACAGCACAAATGAGAGCAGCCCAACAGGTCAAGGGGAGGGTCTTCGCAGCACGGTGAGCAGTGAGAGTGTGCTGACAGACCTGAGTGAACAGGAGATCACAGAAATCTCGTCGCTCCACAGTGAAGACTCCACCTCTGCAATGCCTGACTCCATATCAATGGCATCCCTCTCTGCCTCTTACCAACCACCAAGGGAGCTTCCACACTACAACTCCCTGCCAATTAAGAGCAGTCGACATGGGCAAGGAGGGCGGAGTAAAGCTAAAGAGTTTCTGCGTCGAATGGAACTAATGCGCACCTGGGGACCATCAACAAGGCGGAAATGCTCAAGTCACAGGCCGCCACTGGTCATCAGTGGGCCGGTGTTacagggggaggagcctcagGCGCTTCAGATGCTTCAGTGCACTCCCATTAGCCAATTGGAACACAACTCAAAATACAACCACCAAAGTGATTGCGAAGCTTCCCCTCTCCCTCTAAGCAAGAACTGTAAAGACCAGCCCGCGCTGAGTGTGAGCCCCAGAAATGAGACTGTGTTGCCCAGCCTACCGGAGCCTGCATGCACCAAACCTCGCACTGCCAGCAAGAGAAGCAGCATGTACTTGGAAGACATGGAACTGCCTTCTCAGGGTAAGAGAACTGAAGGTCAGAGCCAACTTGGCAGAAACCAGTTTCACTCATATGAAAACCTCCTCATTCACATCCCCAAAGACCATAAACCAGGCACTTTCCCCAAAGCCCTATCCATTGAAAGCCTGGCACCTTCCCCCAATGGCAGAAACAATGGCCCCGGGTCACATGCCCAGACTTCTTCACCTGAAAATGGCCTGGATGAACCCTGGTGCGGTAAACCTTTATCCAAACCCCCCTGTCCCGGAGCTCCGCGGGGCAGCAGAGCGAGTGTCTACGACAATGTGCCGGGCTCCCACCTGTACGCCAGCACGGGAGACCTACTGGATTTAGAGACAGAGGACAACCTGTTTCCTCACCTGGATGACATTATCCAGCACGTAAGCGGTTTGCAGCAGATAGTGGACCACTGGAGCCGCAGCGTGCTTCCTGAGGGAGAAActggggagggggaggaggacgGGGAGGGCAGGACCACCCCCAGTGAAGGTGAGAGAGATGGGGTCTCCTTAAATGACACGGACTCGACAGGGACCAGTCGGGAGAGGCGGGACTCTGGAGTCGGGGCCTCCCTCACAAGACCGCG TCTACGATGGCCTAGTTTCAGAACCTCTGATCATCTCAACCAGCCAGCATCTTCACTGCAAATCAGTAGCCAATCAGCAGGCCAGCTCAGCCTGCTGCAGAAGTTTTCTTTGCTCCGCCTCACTGCCATCATGGAGAAATACTCAATGTCTAATAAACATGGCTGGACATG GTCTGTGCCTAAGTTTATGAAGCGCATGAAGGTGCCAGACTACAAAGAGAAGAGTGTGTTTGGTGTTCCCCTTATCGTCCATGTCCAGCGCTGTGGGTTTCCGCTCCCTCTGTGCATACAGCAGGCCATCAGCCACCTCAGAACACACTGCTTGGACCAG GTGGGATTGTTCCGCAAATCGGGTGTGAAGTCTCGGATTCAGGCTTTGAGGCAGCAGTGTGAGTTGTCCCCTGACAGTGTGAGCTACGAGGACCAGTCAGCGTACGATGTGGCTGACATGGTCAAACAGTTCTTCAGAGACCTGCCTGAGCCTCTGCTAACAAGCAAGCTGGGGGAAACCTTCCTGCATATTTACCAGT acGTTCCAAAGGAACAGAGACTGCAGGCCGTCAGAGCGGCTATTTTGCTGATGCCAGATGAAAACAGGGAGGTTCTGCAGATGCTGCTTTACTTCCTGCGTGATGTTACTTCCTTAGTGGAAGAGAACCAGATGACCCCGATGAATCTTGCTGTTTGTCTGGGACCGTCGCTCTTTCACCTCAGCATACTGAAGCACGAGACCCTGTCGCCAAG GTCAATCCAGAGGAAATACACTACGGGCCGTCCCGATCAGAAAGACCTGAATGAGAACCTGGCTGCCACTCAGGGCCTGGCACACATGATCACAGAATGCCAGCGTCTCTTTCAG ATCCCAGAGGAAATGGTTACCCAGTCTCGTAACTCCTATATGGAGGCGGAGCTGATGGTGCCCCCGCTGGATGAGCTTTGCAAGGCTAACGAGGAGGAAGCGGATGAGGAGGTGGAAGAAGAGGATGAGGAAGGATCTTATCACGCGCACTTGGAAGGCCTGATTCAGAGTCTGCTGAAAGAGGCCAAAGATAAGAGCAAAGGCTGGGTGTCCCGGTCATCTTCTGACCACACGGAACTGGCATTTAAAAAG gTTGGAGATGGTAACCCTCTAAGACGGTGGCGAGTCTGTGTTGAGGTGTCAGGAACTCCCACTGAGGTTCTGCAACGGCTGCTGAAAGAACGCTCGCTGTGGCAGACTCAACTACAGCAGGAAAAGATTCTGGAGACACTGGACAAACAGACTGATGTGTACCATTACTCCTGCTGCAACATGGCACCTCAACCCAGCTGTGACTATGTGGTACTAAG ATCATGGCGCACAGACCTGTGTAAAGGCTCTAGTGcgctggtgtgtgtgtctgtcgaACATGAAGACAGCCCACGCATTGGCGCTGTGAGGGGGGTTGTTTTGGAGTCGCAGTACCTCCTAGAGCTTTGTGGGGCGGGGAGGACCAGACTCACGCACATCTCCAGAGTGGACCTCAG GGGAAGATCTCCAGAATGGTACAACAAGACATTTGGTCACCTGTGCGTTAATGAAGCCCAGAGGATCCGCTCCTCTTTTCTCCCTTTAGATCAGATGAGCCCAGAAGCCAAGATTTGA
- the stard13a gene encoding stAR-related lipid transfer protein 13 isoform X3, translated as MTTQRKSANKLQLRRSISEQLRDSTSKAWDLLWRNVRERRLAEIEAKEACDWLRAAGFPQYAQLYEDSQFPIDISSVKRDHDFLDRDLVEPLCRRLNTLNKCASMKLDVSHPKRKSDDSDEDDPLAISKRWTFEWSSRRWSRLQDFLLDSTNESSPTGQGEGLRSTVSSESVLTDLSEQEITEISSLHSEDSTSAMPDSISMASLSASYQPPRELPHYNSLPIKSSRHGQGGRSKAKEFLRRMELMRTWGPSTRRKCSSHRPPLVISGPVLQGEEPQALQMLQCTPISQLEHNSKYNHQSDCEASPLPLSKNCKDQPALSVSPRNETVLPSLPEPACTKPRTASKRSSMYLEDMELPSQGKRTEGQSQLGRNQFHSYENLLIHIPKDHKPGTFPKALSIESLAPSPNGRNNGPGSHAQTSSPENGLDEPWCGKPLSKPPCPGAPRGSRASVYDNVPGSHLYASTGDLLDLETEDNLFPHLDDIIQHVSGLQQIVDHWSRSVLPEGETGEGEEDGEGRTTPSEGERDGVSLNDTDSTGTSRERRDSGVGASLTRPRLRWPSFRTSDHLNQPASSLQISSQSAGQLSLLQKFSLLRLTAIMEKYSMSNKHGWTWSVPKFMKRMKVPDYKEKSVFGVPLIVHVQRCGFPLPLCIQQAISHLRTHCLDQVGLFRKSGVKSRIQALRQQCELSPDSVSYEDQSAYDVADMVKQFFRDLPEPLLTSKLGETFLHIYQYVPKEQRLQAVRAAILLMPDENREVLQMLLYFLRDVTSLVEENQMTPMNLAVCLGPSLFHLSILKHETLSPRSIQRKYTTGRPDQKDLNENLAATQGLAHMITECQRLFQIPEEMVTQSRNSYMEAELMVPPLDELCKANEEEADEEVEEEDEEGSYHAHLEGLIQSLLKEAKDKSKGWVSRSSSDHTELAFKKVGDGNPLRRWRVCVEVSGTPTEVLQRLLKERSLWQTQLQQEKILETLDKQTDVYHYSCCNMAPQPSCDYVVLRSWRTDLCKGSSALVCVSVEHEDSPRIGAVRGVVLESQYLLELCGAGRTRLTHISRVDLRGRSPEWYNKTFGHLCVNEAQRIRSSFLPLDQMSPEAKI; from the exons ATGACAACCCAGCGAAAGTCTGCCAATAAGCTTCAGCTGCGGCGGTCGATCAGTGAGCAGCTGCGGGATTCCACGTCCAAGGCTTGGGATCTGCTGTGGAGAAATGTCCGGGAGAGACGACTCGCAG AGATTGAGGCTAAGGAGGCTTGTGATTGGCTTCGAGCGGCAGGATTTCCACAGTACGCTCAGCTGTATGAAG ATTCTCAGTTTCCAATCGATATTTCCTCAGTGAAAAGGGACCATGACTTTCTGGACCGGGATCTGGTTGAGCCTCTGTGTCG ACGTTTGAATACTTTGAACAAGTGCGCCTCCATGAAACTTGATGTCAGCCACCCTAAGAGGAAG AGTGATGATTCTGATGAAGATGACCCTTTGGCTATCAGTAAAAGGTGGACATTTGAGTGGAGCAGTCGACGGTGGTCTCGCCTGCAAGACTTCCTGTTGGACAGCACAAATGAGAGCAGCCCAACAGGTCAAGGGGAGGGTCTTCGCAGCACGGTGAGCAGTGAGAGTGTGCTGACAGACCTGAGTGAACAGGAGATCACAGAAATCTCGTCGCTCCACAGTGAAGACTCCACCTCTGCAATGCCTGACTCCATATCAATGGCATCCCTCTCTGCCTCTTACCAACCACCAAGGGAGCTTCCACACTACAACTCCCTGCCAATTAAGAGCAGTCGACATGGGCAAGGAGGGCGGAGTAAAGCTAAAGAGTTTCTGCGTCGAATGGAACTAATGCGCACCTGGGGACCATCAACAAGGCGGAAATGCTCAAGTCACAGGCCGCCACTGGTCATCAGTGGGCCGGTGTTacagggggaggagcctcagGCGCTTCAGATGCTTCAGTGCACTCCCATTAGCCAATTGGAACACAACTCAAAATACAACCACCAAAGTGATTGCGAAGCTTCCCCTCTCCCTCTAAGCAAGAACTGTAAAGACCAGCCCGCGCTGAGTGTGAGCCCCAGAAATGAGACTGTGTTGCCCAGCCTACCGGAGCCTGCATGCACCAAACCTCGCACTGCCAGCAAGAGAAGCAGCATGTACTTGGAAGACATGGAACTGCCTTCTCAGGGTAAGAGAACTGAAGGTCAGAGCCAACTTGGCAGAAACCAGTTTCACTCATATGAAAACCTCCTCATTCACATCCCCAAAGACCATAAACCAGGCACTTTCCCCAAAGCCCTATCCATTGAAAGCCTGGCACCTTCCCCCAATGGCAGAAACAATGGCCCCGGGTCACATGCCCAGACTTCTTCACCTGAAAATGGCCTGGATGAACCCTGGTGCGGTAAACCTTTATCCAAACCCCCCTGTCCCGGAGCTCCGCGGGGCAGCAGAGCGAGTGTCTACGACAATGTGCCGGGCTCCCACCTGTACGCCAGCACGGGAGACCTACTGGATTTAGAGACAGAGGACAACCTGTTTCCTCACCTGGATGACATTATCCAGCACGTAAGCGGTTTGCAGCAGATAGTGGACCACTGGAGCCGCAGCGTGCTTCCTGAGGGAGAAActggggagggggaggaggacgGGGAGGGCAGGACCACCCCCAGTGAAGGTGAGAGAGATGGGGTCTCCTTAAATGACACGGACTCGACAGGGACCAGTCGGGAGAGGCGGGACTCTGGAGTCGGGGCCTCCCTCACAAGACCGCG TCTACGATGGCCTAGTTTCAGAACCTCTGATCATCTCAACCAGCCAGCATCTTCACTGCAAATCAGTAGCCAATCAGCAGGCCAGCTCAGCCTGCTGCAGAAGTTTTCTTTGCTCCGCCTCACTGCCATCATGGAGAAATACTCAATGTCTAATAAACATGGCTGGACATG GTCTGTGCCTAAGTTTATGAAGCGCATGAAGGTGCCAGACTACAAAGAGAAGAGTGTGTTTGGTGTTCCCCTTATCGTCCATGTCCAGCGCTGTGGGTTTCCGCTCCCTCTGTGCATACAGCAGGCCATCAGCCACCTCAGAACACACTGCTTGGACCAG GTGGGATTGTTCCGCAAATCGGGTGTGAAGTCTCGGATTCAGGCTTTGAGGCAGCAGTGTGAGTTGTCCCCTGACAGTGTGAGCTACGAGGACCAGTCAGCGTACGATGTGGCTGACATGGTCAAACAGTTCTTCAGAGACCTGCCTGAGCCTCTGCTAACAAGCAAGCTGGGGGAAACCTTCCTGCATATTTACCAGT acGTTCCAAAGGAACAGAGACTGCAGGCCGTCAGAGCGGCTATTTTGCTGATGCCAGATGAAAACAGGGAGGTTCTGCAGATGCTGCTTTACTTCCTGCGTGATGTTACTTCCTTAGTGGAAGAGAACCAGATGACCCCGATGAATCTTGCTGTTTGTCTGGGACCGTCGCTCTTTCACCTCAGCATACTGAAGCACGAGACCCTGTCGCCAAG GTCAATCCAGAGGAAATACACTACGGGCCGTCCCGATCAGAAAGACCTGAATGAGAACCTGGCTGCCACTCAGGGCCTGGCACACATGATCACAGAATGCCAGCGTCTCTTTCAG ATCCCAGAGGAAATGGTTACCCAGTCTCGTAACTCCTATATGGAGGCGGAGCTGATGGTGCCCCCGCTGGATGAGCTTTGCAAGGCTAACGAGGAGGAAGCGGATGAGGAGGTGGAAGAAGAGGATGAGGAAGGATCTTATCACGCGCACTTGGAAGGCCTGATTCAGAGTCTGCTGAAAGAGGCCAAAGATAAGAGCAAAGGCTGGGTGTCCCGGTCATCTTCTGACCACACGGAACTGGCATTTAAAAAG gTTGGAGATGGTAACCCTCTAAGACGGTGGCGAGTCTGTGTTGAGGTGTCAGGAACTCCCACTGAGGTTCTGCAACGGCTGCTGAAAGAACGCTCGCTGTGGCAGACTCAACTACAGCAGGAAAAGATTCTGGAGACACTGGACAAACAGACTGATGTGTACCATTACTCCTGCTGCAACATGGCACCTCAACCCAGCTGTGACTATGTGGTACTAAG ATCATGGCGCACAGACCTGTGTAAAGGCTCTAGTGcgctggtgtgtgtgtctgtcgaACATGAAGACAGCCCACGCATTGGCGCTGTGAGGGGGGTTGTTTTGGAGTCGCAGTACCTCCTAGAGCTTTGTGGGGCGGGGAGGACCAGACTCACGCACATCTCCAGAGTGGACCTCAG GGGAAGATCTCCAGAATGGTACAACAAGACATTTGGTCACCTGTGCGTTAATGAAGCCCAGAGGATCCGCTCCTCTTTTCTCCCTTTAGATCAGATGAGCCCAGAAGCCAAGATTTGA